Proteins from a genomic interval of Cucumis melo cultivar AY chromosome 7, USDA_Cmelo_AY_1.0, whole genome shotgun sequence:
- the LOC127150385 gene encoding pectinesterase inhibitor-like, producing MANSSCSIIISLFGVLLFTIISNVASSIDNVSTICPNTSNPPYCSNVLKSAGTTDLKGLVIYTLNLANTNAHKSLTLANSLENTTTNPQLKQRYSSCAESYNKIVGHIENAQKDLAVGDFNAVNIVTYDAMTEIDNCQGEFGQPPKDTSLLLKNGKTLNDICSIILVTSNLL from the coding sequence atggcCAATTCCTCTTGTTCCATTATTATCTCTCTCTTTGGAGTTCTTTTGTTCACCATCATTTCAAATGTGGCATCATCTATCGACAACGTTTCCACCATCTGTCCAAACACCTCAAACCCACCATATTGTTCAAATGTGTTGAAATCTGCAGGTACCACAGATCTAAAGGGCTTGGTCATATACACCTTAAACCTTGCGAATACAAATGCTCACAAGTCTTTGACACTAGCCAACTCACTGGAAAACACCACTACCAATCCTCAACTTAAGCAACGATATTCGTCTTGCGCTGAGAGCTACAATAAAATTGTTGGTCACattgaaaatgcccaaaagGATTTGGCAGTTGGTGACTTTAATGCCGTCAATATTGTAACTTATGATGCAATGACAGAGATTGACAACTGTCAGGGTGAGTTCGGGCAGCCACCAAAGGATACGTCGTTGCTTTTGAAGAATGGCAAGACTCTGAATGATATATGCAGCATTATTTTGGTTACATCCAATCTTCTTTAA
- the LOC127150386 gene encoding pectinesterase inhibitor-like, whose amino-acid sequence MANNSCSIIISLFGVLLFTIISNVASSIDNVSTICPNTSNPPYCSNVLKSAGTTDLKGLVIYTLNLANTNARKSLTLANSLENTTTNPQLKQRYSSCAESYNKIVGHIENAQKDLAVGDFNAVNIVTYDAMTEIDNCQGEFGQPPKDTSLLLKNGKTLNDICSIILVTSNLL is encoded by the coding sequence atggcCAATAACTCTTGTTCCATTATTATCTCTCTCTTTGGAGTTCTTTTGTTCACCATCATTTCAAATGTGGCATCATCTATCGACAACGTTTCCACCATCTGTCCAAACACCTCAAACCCACCATATTGTTCAAATGTGTTGAAATCTGCAGGTACCACAGATCTAAAGGGCTTGGTCATATACACCTTAAACCTTGCCAATACAAATGCTCGCAAGTCTTTGACACTAGCCAACTCACTGGAAAACACCACCACCAATCCTCAACTTAAGCAACGATATTCGTCTTGCGCTGAGAGCTACAATAAAATTGTTGGTCACattgaaaatgcccaaaagGATTTGGCAGTTGGTGACTTTAATGCCGTCAATATTGTAACTTATGATGCAATGACAGAGATTGACAACTGTCAGGGTGAGTTCGGGCAGCCACCAAAGGATACGTCGTTGCTTTTGAAGAATGGCAAGACTCTGAATGATATATGCAGCATTATTTTGGTTACATCCAATCTTCTTTAA
- the LOC127150384 gene encoding pectinesterase inhibitor-like — MANNSCSIIISLFGVFLFTIISNVASSIDNVSTVCPNTSNPPFCSNVLKSAGTTDLKGLVIYTLNLANTNACKSLTLANSLEKTTTNPQLKQRYSSCAESYNKIVGHIENAQKDLAVGDFNAVNIVTYDAMTEVDNCQGEFGQPPKDTSLLLKNGKTLNDICSIILVISNLL, encoded by the coding sequence atggcCAATAACTCTTGTTCCATTATTATCTCTCTCTTTGGAGTTTTTTTGTTCACCATCATTTCAAATGTGGCATCATCTATCGACAACGTTTCCACCGTCTGTCCAAACACCTCAAACCCACCATTTTGTTCAAATGTGTTGAAATCTGCAGGCACTACAGATTTAAAGGGCTTGGTCATATACACCTTAAACCTTGCCAATACAAATGCTTGCAAGTCTTTGACACTAGCCAACTCACTGGAAAAAACCACCACCAATCCTCAACTTAAGCAACGATATTCGTCTTGCGCTGAGAGCTACAATAAAATTGTTGGTCACattgaaaatgcccaaaagGACTTGGCAGTTGGTGACTTTAATGCTGTCAATATTGTAACTTATGATGCCATGACAGAAGTTGACAACTGTCAGGGTGAGTTCGGGCAGCCACCAAAGGATACGTCGTTGCTTTTGAAGAATGGCAAGACTCTGAATGATATATGcagcattattttggttatatccaaTCTTCTTTAA